A stretch of Oreochromis aureus strain Israel breed Guangdong linkage group 11, ZZ_aureus, whole genome shotgun sequence DNA encodes these proteins:
- the LOC120442596 gene encoding myelin-associated glycoprotein-like isoform X2 has product MVLQWSLFFMYIYIKVTPTEASSWTAAVPSSVKSLLGSCVVIPCSYNYPDPKTNTTGFTGIWYNGNNEVICHSDKSQTLDQFRSRTKLLGDLSKKNCSLMIEDLQQSDGGPLYFRIEIKGYDQYSYTNNKVSVSVSQPDLSVQEEVKEGENVSASCSVFHSCPTYPPSFIWSHSGEQHDQTQQLHEGQWNSTSTLTFHPNRSDHNKPLKCNITYHRGLYVETSKILQVKYGPDIKTSSKCSSEDGVIKCECIVESEPPSMVYFILGDRVMQSSKAEKNGSVTIETLQTDFGSFSFVHCLANNRLGYDNILLSLPVKDNMQNILISSGAGVILLIILIGSGVGVVKKWGRSRDTTTTNLSTMMSDRPVELPHSGPSKRKMSRKDIPSPDMYTNYPVYGNTDWDESIYGNV; this is encoded by the exons ATGGTCTTACAATGGTCTTTGTTCTTCATGTACATTTACATTAAAG TTACTCCAACAGAAGCTTCATCTTGGACTGCTGCTGTGCCATCCTCAGTGAAAAGTCTCCTTGGCTCATGTGTGGTGATCCCCTGCTCTTATAACTACCCAGATCCAAAAACCAATACCACAGGCTTTACAGGGATTTGGTACAATGGCAATAATGAAGTGATCTGTCATTCTGATAAATCTCAAACGTTGGATCAGTTTCGGAGTCGGACAAAGCTGCTGGGAGACCTCAGCAAGAAGAATTGTTCTCTGATGATCGAAGATCTTCAACAAAGTGATGGAGGGCCTTTATATTTCCGGATTGAAATTAAAGGCTATGACCAGTACTCCTACACAAATAACAAAGTCTCTGTTTCAGTCa GTCAACCCGATTTATCTGTGCAAGAGGAGGTAAAGGAGGGTGAGAATGTGTCTGCATCCTGCTCCGTGTTTCACTCCTGCCCCACATATCCACCTTCTTTCATCTGGAGTCACTCTGGAGAGCAGCACGATCAAACACAGCAGCTTCATGAAGGCCAGTGGAACTCAACATCTACTCTGACCTTTCACCCAAACCGCTCTGATCACAACAAGCCTTTAAAATGCAACATAACATACCATAGAGGGCTGTACGTGGAAACATCTAAGATACTTCAAGTAAAAT ATGGCCCTGACATCAAGACTTCCTCAAAGTGCTCCTCCGAGGACGGCGTGATAAAGTGTGAGTGCATCGTAGAGTCCGAGCCTCCCAGCATGGTCTATTTTATTCTTGGTGACAGAGTCATGCAAAGCAGCAAAGCAGAGAAAAATGGCTCTGTTACTATTGAGACTCTGCAGACAGACTTTGGGTCTTTCAGCTTTGTGCACTGCCTGGCAAACAACAGGCTGGGATATGACAACATCTTACTCTCTTTACCTGTTAAAG ACAACATGCAGAATATTCTTATCTCGTCTGGAGCAGGTGTGATTTTGCTGATTATTTTGATAGGAAGTGGAGTGGGAGTTGTTAAAAAATG GGGGAGATCAAGAGACACAACAACCACTAACTTGAGCACCATGATGTCAGACAGACCTGTGGAGCTCCCTCATAGTGGCCCATCAAAAAG GAAAATGAGCCGTAAGGACATCCCTTCTCCTGACATGTACACCAATTATCCTGTCTATGGCAAC ACTGACTGGGATGAGTCAATATACGGCAATGTGTAG
- the LOC120442596 gene encoding myelin-associated glycoprotein-like isoform X1 has protein sequence MVLQWSLFFMYIYIKVTPTEASSWTAAVPSSVKSLLGSCVVIPCSYNYPDPKTNTTGFTGIWYNGNNEVICHSDKSQTLDQFRSRTKLLGDLSKKNCSLMIEDLQQSDGGPLYFRIEIKGYDQYSYTNNKVSVSVSQPDLSVQEEVKEGENVSASCSVFHSCPTYPPSFIWSHSGEQHDQTQQLHEGQWNSTSTLTFHPNRSDHNKPLKCNITYHRGLYVETSKILQVKYGPDIKTSSKCSSEDGVIKCECIVESEPPSMVYFILGDRVMQSSKAEKNGSVTIETLQTDFGSFSFVHCLANNRLGYDNILLSLPVKDNMQNILISSGAGVILLIILIGSGVGVVKKCRGRSRDTTTTNLSTMMSDRPVELPHSGPSKRKMSRKDIPSPDMYTNYPVYGNTDWDESIYGNV, from the exons ATGGTCTTACAATGGTCTTTGTTCTTCATGTACATTTACATTAAAG TTACTCCAACAGAAGCTTCATCTTGGACTGCTGCTGTGCCATCCTCAGTGAAAAGTCTCCTTGGCTCATGTGTGGTGATCCCCTGCTCTTATAACTACCCAGATCCAAAAACCAATACCACAGGCTTTACAGGGATTTGGTACAATGGCAATAATGAAGTGATCTGTCATTCTGATAAATCTCAAACGTTGGATCAGTTTCGGAGTCGGACAAAGCTGCTGGGAGACCTCAGCAAGAAGAATTGTTCTCTGATGATCGAAGATCTTCAACAAAGTGATGGAGGGCCTTTATATTTCCGGATTGAAATTAAAGGCTATGACCAGTACTCCTACACAAATAACAAAGTCTCTGTTTCAGTCa GTCAACCCGATTTATCTGTGCAAGAGGAGGTAAAGGAGGGTGAGAATGTGTCTGCATCCTGCTCCGTGTTTCACTCCTGCCCCACATATCCACCTTCTTTCATCTGGAGTCACTCTGGAGAGCAGCACGATCAAACACAGCAGCTTCATGAAGGCCAGTGGAACTCAACATCTACTCTGACCTTTCACCCAAACCGCTCTGATCACAACAAGCCTTTAAAATGCAACATAACATACCATAGAGGGCTGTACGTGGAAACATCTAAGATACTTCAAGTAAAAT ATGGCCCTGACATCAAGACTTCCTCAAAGTGCTCCTCCGAGGACGGCGTGATAAAGTGTGAGTGCATCGTAGAGTCCGAGCCTCCCAGCATGGTCTATTTTATTCTTGGTGACAGAGTCATGCAAAGCAGCAAAGCAGAGAAAAATGGCTCTGTTACTATTGAGACTCTGCAGACAGACTTTGGGTCTTTCAGCTTTGTGCACTGCCTGGCAAACAACAGGCTGGGATATGACAACATCTTACTCTCTTTACCTGTTAAAG ACAACATGCAGAATATTCTTATCTCGTCTGGAGCAGGTGTGATTTTGCTGATTATTTTGATAGGAAGTGGAGTGGGAGTTGTTAAAAAATG CAGGGGGAGATCAAGAGACACAACAACCACTAACTTGAGCACCATGATGTCAGACAGACCTGTGGAGCTCCCTCATAGTGGCCCATCAAAAAG GAAAATGAGCCGTAAGGACATCCCTTCTCCTGACATGTACACCAATTATCCTGTCTATGGCAAC ACTGACTGGGATGAGTCAATATACGGCAATGTGTAG
- the LOC116335431 gene encoding sialic acid-binding Ig-like lectin 12 gives MVLQWSLFFMYIYIKVTPTEASSWTAAVPSSVKGLLGSCVVIPCSYNYPDPKTSTTGFTGIWYNDNNQVICHSDKSQMLDQFRSRTKLLGDLSKKNCSLMIEDLHQSDGGPLYFRIEIKGYDQYSYKNNKVSVSVSQPDLSVQEEVKEGENVSASCSVFHSCPTYPPSFIWSHSGEQHDQTQQLHEGQWNSTSTLTFHPNRSDHNKPLKCNITYHRGLYVETSKKLQVKYGPDIKTSSKCSSEGGVVKCECIVESEPPSMVYFILGDRVMQSSKAEKNGSVTIETLQTDFGSFSFVHCLANNRLGYDNILLSIPVKDNMQNILILSGAGVILLIILIGSGVGVVKKCRGRSRDTTTTNLSTMMSDRPVELPHSGPPKRKMSRKNIPSPDMYTNYPVYGNTDWDESIYANV, from the exons ATGGTCTTACAGTGGTCTTTGTTCTTCATGTACATTTACATTAAAG TTACTCCAACAGAAGCTTCATCTTGGACTGCTGCTGTGCCATCCTCAGTGAAAGGTCTCCTTGGCTCATGTGTGGTGATCCCCTGCTCTTATAACTACCCAGATCCAAAAACCAGTACCACAGGCTTTACAGGGATTTGGTACAATGACAATAATCAAGTGATCTGTCATTCTGATAAATCTCAAATGTTGGATCAGTTTCGGAGTCGGACAAAGCTGCTGGGAGACCTCAGCAAGAAGAATTGTTCTCTGATGATCGAAGATCTTCATCAAAGTGATGGAGGGCCTTTATATTTCCGGATTGAAATTAAAGGCTATGACCAGTACTCctacaaaaataacaaagtcTCTGTTTCAGTCa GTCAACCTGATTTATCTGTGCAAGAGGAGGTAAAGGAGGGTGAGAATGTGTCTGCATCCTGCTCCGTGTTTCACTCCTGCCCCACATATCCACCTTCTTTCATCTGGAGTCACTCTGGAGAGCAGCACGATCAAACACAGCAGCTTCATGAAGGCCAGTGGAACTCAACATCTACTCTGACCTTTCACCCAAACCGCTCTGATCACAACAAGCCTTTAAAATGCAACATAACATACCATAGAGGGCTGTACGTGGAAACATCTAAGAAACTTCAAGTAAAAT ATGGCCCTGACATCAAGACTTCCTCAAAGTGCTCCTCCGAGGGCGGCGTGGTAAAGTGTGAGTGCATCGTAGAGTCCGAGCCTCCCAGCATGGTCTATTTTATTCTTGGTGACAGAGTCATGCAAAGCAGCAAAGCAGAGAAAAATGGCTCTGTTACTATTGAGACTCTGCAGACAGACTTTGGGTCTTTCAGCTTTGTGCACTGCCTGGCAAACAACAGGCTGGGATATGACAACATCTTACTCTCTATACCTGTTAAAG ACAACATGCAGAATATTCTTATCTTGTCTGGAGCAGGTGTGATTTTGCTGATTATTTTGATAGGAAGTGGAGTGGGAGTTGTTAAAAAATG CAGGGGGAGATCAAGAGACACAACAACCACTAACTTGAGCACCATGATGTCAGACAGACCTGTGGAGCTCCCTCATAGTGGCCCACCAAAAAG GAAAATGAGCCGTAAGAACATCCCTTCCCCTGACATGTACACCAATTATCCTGTCTATGGCAAC ACTGACTGGGATGAGTCAATATACGCCAATGTGTAG
- the LOC116335486 gene encoding myelin-associated glycoprotein-like isoform X1, with translation MVLQWSLFFMYICIKVTPTEASSWTAAVPSSVKGLLGSCVVIPCSYNYKEPQKYPKTFTGIWYNDNNQVICHSDASKTSSQFRNRTKLLGDLSKKNCSLMIDKFTKRDAGTFHFRIEIKDYELFSYSKNKISVSVIDEPNPIDFFLQDEVKEGENVSASCSVSHSCPTYPPSFIWSHSGEKHDQTQQLQNDQWKATSTLTFHPNRTHHNQPLQCRVTYHGGKHQEQSKTLKVKYAPVNVKAEYQSDVNEGETAHLKCSSDANPVSSYEWHNETGALLNKGQTYTMSNVSRHSEAVYCTAVNEEGRNRSSTVKLNVLYPPDIETSSKCFSEDGVVKCECIVESRPPSIVHFVLGDRVLQSTNVETVGSVTTGTLQTDFGSFNFVHCLANNTLGNANLTLSLPANDNMQNIFIASGAGVIFLIILIATGVGVVKKCRGRSGETPTSDLDTMKAERPVELPRYAPTKRKEDRKDMSCSDIYANDHVYGNTDCDESIYNNV, from the exons ATGGTCTTACAGTGGTCTTTGTTCTTCATGTACATTTGCATTAAAG TTACTCCAACCGAAGCTTCATCTTGGACTGCTGCTGTGCCGTCCTCAGTGAAAGGTCTCCTTGGCTCATGTGTGGTGATCCCCTGCTCTTATAACTACAAAGAACCACAAAAATACCCCAAAACCTTCACAGGGATTTGGTACAATGACAATAATCAAGTGATCTGTCATTCTGATGCATCTAAAACTTCGAGTCAGTTTCGGAATCGGACAAAGCTGCTGGGAGACCTCAGCAAGAAGAATTGTTCTCTGATGATTGATAAATTTACAAAAAGAGATGCAGGGACCTTTCATTTCCGGATTGAAATAAAAGATTATGAGCTGTTTTCCTACTCAAAGAACAAAATCTCTGTTTCAGTGATCG ATGAGCCAAATCCCATTGATTTCTTTCTGCAAGACGAGGTAAAGGAGGGTGAGAATGTGTCTGCATCCTGCTCTGTGTCTCACTCCTGCCCCACATATCCACCTTCTTTCATCTGGAGTCACTCTGGAGAGAAGCACGATCAAACACAGCAGCTTCAGAATGACCAGTGGAAAGCAACATCTACTTTGACCTTTCACCCAAACCGCACTCATCACAATCAACCTTTACAatgcagagttacataccaCGGTGGAAAACATCAGGAACAATCCAAGACCCTTAAAGTAAAGT atgcTCCAGTGAATGTAAAGGCTGAGTACCAGTCAGATGTGAATGAGGGAGAGACTGCACACCTGAAGTGCTCCAGTGATGCAAACCCTGTCAGCAGCTATGAGTGGCACAATGAAACTGGAGCTCTGCTGAATAAGGGACAAACCTACACAATGTCAAATGTCTCCAGACACTCAGAGGCCGTGTACTGCACTGCTGTCAATGAAGAAGGACGAAACAGATCAAGCACCGTGAAGCTCAATGTGTTAT ATCCCCCTGATATTGAGACTTCCTCTAAGTGTTTCTCAGAGGATGGTGTGGTAAAGTGTGAGTGCATCGTGGAGTCCAGGCCTCCCAGCATTGTCCATTTTGTTCTTGGGGACAGAGTCCTGCAAAGCACCAACGTAGAGACAGTTGGCTCTGTTACTACTGGGACTCTGCAGACAGACTTTGGGTCCTTTAACTTTGTTCACTGCCTGGCAAACAACACACTGGGAAATGCTAACCTCACACTATCGTTACCTGCTAATG ACAACATGCAGAATATTTTCATAGCCTCTGGAGCAGGTGTGATTTTTTTGATTATTCTGATAGCAACTGGAGTGGGAGTTGTTAAAAAATG CAGGGGGAGATCAGGGGAGACACCAACATCTGACTTGGACACCATGAAAGCAGAGAGACCTGTGGAGCTCCCTCGTTATGCCCCAACAAAAAG GAAAGAGGACAGGAAGGATATGTCTTGCTCTGACATTTATGCCAATGATCATGTCTATGGCAAT ACTGACTGCGATGAGTCAATATACAACAATGTGTAG
- the LOC116335486 gene encoding myelin-associated glycoprotein-like isoform X2, with the protein MVLQWSLFFMYICIKVTPTEASSWTAAVPSSVKGLLGSCVVIPCSYNYKEPQKYPKTFTGIWYNDNNQVICHSDASKTSSQFRNRTKLLGDLSKKNCSLMIDKFTKRDAGTFHFRIEIKDYELFSYSKNKISVSVIDEPNPIDFFLQDEVKEGENVSASCSVSHSCPTYPPSFIWSHSGEKHDQTQQLQNDQWKATSTLTFHPNRTHHNQPLQCRVTYHGGKHQEQSKTLKVKYAPVNVKAEYQSDVNEGETAHLKCSSDANPVSSYEWHNETGALLNKGQTYTMSNVSRHSEAVYCTAVNEEGRNRSSTVKLNVLYPPDIETSSKCFSEDGVVKCECIVESRPPSIVHFVLGDRVLQSTNVETVGSVTTGTLQTDFGSFNFVHCLANNTLGNANLTLSLPANDNMQNIFIASGAGVIFLIILIATGVGVVKKWGRSGETPTSDLDTMKAERPVELPRYAPTKRKEDRKDMSCSDIYANDHVYGNTDCDESIYNNV; encoded by the exons ATGGTCTTACAGTGGTCTTTGTTCTTCATGTACATTTGCATTAAAG TTACTCCAACCGAAGCTTCATCTTGGACTGCTGCTGTGCCGTCCTCAGTGAAAGGTCTCCTTGGCTCATGTGTGGTGATCCCCTGCTCTTATAACTACAAAGAACCACAAAAATACCCCAAAACCTTCACAGGGATTTGGTACAATGACAATAATCAAGTGATCTGTCATTCTGATGCATCTAAAACTTCGAGTCAGTTTCGGAATCGGACAAAGCTGCTGGGAGACCTCAGCAAGAAGAATTGTTCTCTGATGATTGATAAATTTACAAAAAGAGATGCAGGGACCTTTCATTTCCGGATTGAAATAAAAGATTATGAGCTGTTTTCCTACTCAAAGAACAAAATCTCTGTTTCAGTGATCG ATGAGCCAAATCCCATTGATTTCTTTCTGCAAGACGAGGTAAAGGAGGGTGAGAATGTGTCTGCATCCTGCTCTGTGTCTCACTCCTGCCCCACATATCCACCTTCTTTCATCTGGAGTCACTCTGGAGAGAAGCACGATCAAACACAGCAGCTTCAGAATGACCAGTGGAAAGCAACATCTACTTTGACCTTTCACCCAAACCGCACTCATCACAATCAACCTTTACAatgcagagttacataccaCGGTGGAAAACATCAGGAACAATCCAAGACCCTTAAAGTAAAGT atgcTCCAGTGAATGTAAAGGCTGAGTACCAGTCAGATGTGAATGAGGGAGAGACTGCACACCTGAAGTGCTCCAGTGATGCAAACCCTGTCAGCAGCTATGAGTGGCACAATGAAACTGGAGCTCTGCTGAATAAGGGACAAACCTACACAATGTCAAATGTCTCCAGACACTCAGAGGCCGTGTACTGCACTGCTGTCAATGAAGAAGGACGAAACAGATCAAGCACCGTGAAGCTCAATGTGTTAT ATCCCCCTGATATTGAGACTTCCTCTAAGTGTTTCTCAGAGGATGGTGTGGTAAAGTGTGAGTGCATCGTGGAGTCCAGGCCTCCCAGCATTGTCCATTTTGTTCTTGGGGACAGAGTCCTGCAAAGCACCAACGTAGAGACAGTTGGCTCTGTTACTACTGGGACTCTGCAGACAGACTTTGGGTCCTTTAACTTTGTTCACTGCCTGGCAAACAACACACTGGGAAATGCTAACCTCACACTATCGTTACCTGCTAATG ACAACATGCAGAATATTTTCATAGCCTCTGGAGCAGGTGTGATTTTTTTGATTATTCTGATAGCAACTGGAGTGGGAGTTGTTAAAAAATG GGGGAGATCAGGGGAGACACCAACATCTGACTTGGACACCATGAAAGCAGAGAGACCTGTGGAGCTCCCTCGTTATGCCCCAACAAAAAG GAAAGAGGACAGGAAGGATATGTCTTGCTCTGACATTTATGCCAATGATCATGTCTATGGCAAT ACTGACTGCGATGAGTCAATATACAACAATGTGTAG
- the LOC116335486 gene encoding myelin-associated glycoprotein-like isoform X3: MIDKFTKRDAGTFHFRIEIKDYELFSYSKNKISVSVIDEPNPIDFFLQDEVKEGENVSASCSVSHSCPTYPPSFIWSHSGEKHDQTQQLQNDQWKATSTLTFHPNRTHHNQPLQCRVTYHGGKHQEQSKTLKVKYAPVNVKAEYQSDVNEGETAHLKCSSDANPVSSYEWHNETGALLNKGQTYTMSNVSRHSEAVYCTAVNEEGRNRSSTVKLNVLYPPDIETSSKCFSEDGVVKCECIVESRPPSIVHFVLGDRVLQSTNVETVGSVTTGTLQTDFGSFNFVHCLANNTLGNANLTLSLPANDNMQNIFIASGAGVIFLIILIATGVGVVKKCRGRSGETPTSDLDTMKAERPVELPRYAPTKRKEDRKDMSCSDIYANDHVYGNTDCDESIYNNV, encoded by the exons ATGATTGATAAATTTACAAAAAGAGATGCAGGGACCTTTCATTTCCGGATTGAAATAAAAGATTATGAGCTGTTTTCCTACTCAAAGAACAAAATCTCTGTTTCAGTGATCG ATGAGCCAAATCCCATTGATTTCTTTCTGCAAGACGAGGTAAAGGAGGGTGAGAATGTGTCTGCATCCTGCTCTGTGTCTCACTCCTGCCCCACATATCCACCTTCTTTCATCTGGAGTCACTCTGGAGAGAAGCACGATCAAACACAGCAGCTTCAGAATGACCAGTGGAAAGCAACATCTACTTTGACCTTTCACCCAAACCGCACTCATCACAATCAACCTTTACAatgcagagttacataccaCGGTGGAAAACATCAGGAACAATCCAAGACCCTTAAAGTAAAGT atgcTCCAGTGAATGTAAAGGCTGAGTACCAGTCAGATGTGAATGAGGGAGAGACTGCACACCTGAAGTGCTCCAGTGATGCAAACCCTGTCAGCAGCTATGAGTGGCACAATGAAACTGGAGCTCTGCTGAATAAGGGACAAACCTACACAATGTCAAATGTCTCCAGACACTCAGAGGCCGTGTACTGCACTGCTGTCAATGAAGAAGGACGAAACAGATCAAGCACCGTGAAGCTCAATGTGTTAT ATCCCCCTGATATTGAGACTTCCTCTAAGTGTTTCTCAGAGGATGGTGTGGTAAAGTGTGAGTGCATCGTGGAGTCCAGGCCTCCCAGCATTGTCCATTTTGTTCTTGGGGACAGAGTCCTGCAAAGCACCAACGTAGAGACAGTTGGCTCTGTTACTACTGGGACTCTGCAGACAGACTTTGGGTCCTTTAACTTTGTTCACTGCCTGGCAAACAACACACTGGGAAATGCTAACCTCACACTATCGTTACCTGCTAATG ACAACATGCAGAATATTTTCATAGCCTCTGGAGCAGGTGTGATTTTTTTGATTATTCTGATAGCAACTGGAGTGGGAGTTGTTAAAAAATG CAGGGGGAGATCAGGGGAGACACCAACATCTGACTTGGACACCATGAAAGCAGAGAGACCTGTGGAGCTCCCTCGTTATGCCCCAACAAAAAG GAAAGAGGACAGGAAGGATATGTCTTGCTCTGACATTTATGCCAATGATCATGTCTATGGCAAT ACTGACTGCGATGAGTCAATATACAACAATGTGTAG